One genomic window of Quercus robur chromosome 6, dhQueRobu3.1, whole genome shotgun sequence includes the following:
- the LOC126688521 gene encoding haloacid dehalogenase-like hydrolase domain-containing protein At2g33255 encodes MSFITTFSIITLPSSICPHHHSHKNSKPFKYPMPLSKSKPLFSFLHSKFPLPQMATLVTTTPTHKRARLKGVVFDMDGTLTVPVIDFVAMYKAVLGDDEYRRIKAESPSGIDILHHIESWSPEKQQMAYETIADYERRGLDRLQIMPGAAELCGLLNAKKIRRGLITRNVKGAVDLFHQRFGMTFCPALSREFRPYKPDPAPLLHICSDWEVLPNEVMMIGDSLKDDVACGKRAGAFTCLLDQTGRYDSAEYANVDLKPDFKVSSLTEVYSLLEEHFDLAP; translated from the exons ATGTCCTTCATCACCACATTCTCCATCATCACTCTCCCATCCTCCATTTGTCCTCATCATCACTCTCACAAAAACTCCAAACCCTTTAAATACCCAATGCCCttatccaaatccaaaccccTCTTCTCTTTCTTGCACTCCAAATTCCCACTTCCCCAAATGGCAACTCTCGTCACCACCACTCCCACTCACAAGAGGGCTCGCCTTAAGGGCGTCGTTTTTGACATGGACGGAACCCTAACGGTCCCCGTCATCGATTTCGTCGCCATGTACAAGGCCGTCCTTGGCGACGATGAGTACCGCCGAATCAAGGCGGAGAGCCCGTCCGGAATCGACATCCTGCACCACATTGAGAGCTGGAGCCCCGAGAAGCAACAGATGGCCTACGAGACCATCGCCGATTACGAGCGTCGCGGCCTCGATCGCCTCCAAATCATGCCCG GTGCAGCAGAACTTTGTGGGTTGCtcaatgcaaagaaaataag AAGGGGATTAATCACACGCAATGTTAAGGGAGCTGTTGATTTGTTTCATCAACGGTTTGGG ATGACATTTTGTCCAGCACTAAGCAGGGAATTCCGTCCTTATAAACCAGACCCTGCACCACTACTTCATATCTGTTCAGATTGGGAAGTTCTACCAAATGAAGTAATGATGATTGGTGATAGCCTTAAAGATGAT GTGGCTTGTGGGAAGCGAGCAGGAGCTTTTACATGCTTGCTCGATCAAACAGGGAGGTATGACTCCGCTGAATATGCCAACGTGGATCTAAAGCCAGATTTCAAGGTCTCTTCCCTTACTGAAGTTTACTCGCTATTGGAAGAACATTTCGACCTAGCACCATGA
- the LOC126688522 gene encoding probable folate-biopterin transporter 8, chloroplastic, whose protein sequence is MSYPSISSQNPFTTVKVPKFYEPLPPKSFLSNSKSIFCFYHQGPKNTIDIFTKPSTRLRNPITVSPSQVYYKKSQKQSGYEESRGFSQVGSQHMLFLCGFGYWVQGFRCFPWLAVNVHMAHSLNLHPSTLQLVQNAGNFPMVAKPLYGLLSDAFYIGGAHRIPYVSIGVLLQVLSWGPLALIPFAGESLPTLVACVLLSNFGASITEVAKDALVAEYGQRHKINGLQSYVFMALAAGGILGNLIGGFFLLKAPPRTMFLVFAFLLSIQLAISMTTREESLGLPQPSIHFLANKSIPESIRKKFSDLVSAISEESISCPLTWIVASIAIVPILSGSMFCYQTQCLNLDPSIIGLSRVISQLVLLSTTVLYDRYWKKVSMRKLIGGVQILYASSLLLDFVLVKQINLKFGIPNEIFALCFSGLAETLAQFKLLPFSVLLASLCPRGCEGSLTSFLGSALCLSSIISGFFGVGLASLFRITSGDYSRLPEGILVQFLAALVPLAWIHHLPLTQVVAEKERKKGTSKRTRRNRRVGRVTFSSVYDYRRGRESETEVKKLDI, encoded by the exons ATGAGTTACCCATCAATTTCTTCTCAAAACCCATTTACAACAGTCAAAGTTCCAAAATTCTATGAGCCCCTACCACCAAAGTCTTTTCTCTCAAACTCCAAGTCCATCTTTTGTTTCTACCATCAAGGCCCCAAAAACACCATTGACATATTCACTAAACCCAGTACCCGTTTGAGAAACCCAATCACAGTGAGCCCAAGTCAAGTCTATTACAAGAAAAGCCAGAAACAGAGTGGATATGAGGAGAGTAGAGGTTTTTCCCAAGTGGGTAGCCAACATATGTTGTTTTTATGCGGGTTTGGGTATTGGGTGCAGGGTTTTAGGTGTTTCCCATGGCTGGCTGTCAACGTTCACATGGCACACAGTCTTAACTTGCACCCTTCAACATTGCAGCTGGTTCAGAATGCTGGTAACTTCCCCATGGTGGCTAAGCCTCTTTATGGACTATTATCTGATGCTTTCTATATTGGTGGTGCTCATAGAATACCTTATGTTTCCATTGGAG TTCTTTTGCAGGTTCTGTCTTGGGGGCCACTGGCACTAATCCCATTTGCCGGTGAGTCTCTTCCAACCCTTGTGGCTTGTGTTCTTCTCAGTAATTTTGGAGCATCCATTACAGAAGTCGCAAAAGATGCTCTTGTTGCAGAGTATGGccaaagacacaaaataaatgGCCTTCAGTCATATGTATTCATGGCTTTAGCAGCTGGTGGAATCCTTGGCAATTTAATTGGAGGATTTTTCTTACTGAAAGCACCACCTAGAACAATgtttcttgtgtttgcatttctcCTTTCAATTCAGCTTGCAATATCAATGACAACAAGAGAGGAATCTCTCGGTTTACCACAACCATCAATTCATTTTCTTGCAAACAAATCAATCCCTGAAAGTATTAGAAAGAAGTTCTCTGATCTTGTATCAGCTATTAGTGAGGAGAGCATCTCCTGCCCCCTTACTTGGATTGTAGCTTCTATTGCCATTGTCCCGATTCTTTCGGGCTCTATGTTTTGCTATCAAACACAGTGTCTAAATCTAGATCCTTCCATCATTGGGTTGTCTCGGGTGATTAGCCAGTTGGTGCTTCTATCGACAACTGTACTTTATGATAGATATTGGAAAAAGGTTTCCATGAGGAAACTGATTGGTGGGGTGCAGATTCTGTATGCTTCTTCCCTTCTTCTTGACTTTGTTCTAGTAAAACAGATCAATCTTAAATTTGGAATTCCCAATGAGATATTCGCTCTATGCTTTTCGGGTTTAGCAGAAACTCTTGCACAATTCAAGCTCCTCCCTTTTTCAGTGCTATTAGCAAGTTTATGTCCTCGTGGTTGTGAAGGATCTCTCACTTCTTTCTTAGGATCAGCCCTGTGTTTATCATCAATAATAAGTGGATTTTTCGGTGTTGGATTAGCTTCACTTTTCAGAATTACATCCGGTGATTATTCAAGGCTGCCTGAGGGAATTCTGGTACAGTTCCTTGCAGCTTTAGTTCCTTTAGCATGGATTCATCACTTACCCCTGACACAAGTGGTTGCtgagaaggaaaggaaaaaaggcACGAGTAAAAGAACTCGAAGAAATAGAAGGGTTGGAAGAGTGACTTTTAGTTCAGTTTATGATTACCGGCGTGGGAGAGAATCTGAGACAGAGGTCAAGAAGCTAGATATATAG
- the LOC126689699 gene encoding uncharacterized protein LOC126689699, with amino-acid sequence MSKENKPEEAEAVSQDLSVDDQPPFDNRFAMLHLNGFNCHHHHQHQPCTTCGCLCSASNPMKRRSPSSSSSFQDPLNAFSSDSEPKPKKLFQDPVLRRTVSDPDPFSSGSGFQAPNPNNSLSPEQHPSSTGTVNVVPVTPSSNPGLPPLPPTLRRTISDPTPSPAKTYSRSSSSGDVSVDLTKEDTPNSNSNSKKRLRRMKDCMREMSKWCEEVMREQEDAEEEEEEEQEQEQDEEQEDTNVHAVTKNNSAQDLEESVFVERVGEEGLTVHFKCPCGKGYQILLSGRNCYYKLM; translated from the exons atgagTAAAGAAAATAAGCCAGAAGAGGCAGAGGCAGTCTCCCAAGACTTATCAGTGGATGATCAGCCTCCCTTTGATAACCGCTTTGCCATGCTCCACCTCAACGGCTTCaactgccaccaccaccaccaacaccaacCTTGCACCACTTGCGGCTGCCTCTGCTCGGCCTCCAACCCTATGAAACGACGTTCCCCCTCGTCGTCTTCTTCTTTCCAAGACCCACTCAACGCCTTCTCCTCAGACTCTGAGCCTAAGCCCAAGAAGCTCTTCCAAGACCCGGTTCTCCGCCGCACCGTTTCTGACCCGGATCCTTTCTCATCTGGGTCGGGTTTTCAAGCACCCAACCCGAACAATTCCCTGTCTCCAGAGCAGCATCCGAGTTCGACGGGTACTGTCAACGTCGTTCCGGTTACTCCGTCTTCGAATCCCGGGTTGCCGCCTCTTCCGCCGACTCTGCGCCGGACGATTTCTGACCCGACTCCGTCTCCGGCGAAGACCTATTCAAGGTCCTCGAGTTCTGGGGATGTGAGTGTGGATTTGACTAAGGAAGACACTCCCAACTCTAACTCCAATTCCAAG AAGAGGCTGAGAAGGATGAAGGACTGTATGAGAGAGATGAGCAAGTGGTGTGAAGAAGTCATGCGTGAACAAGAAgatgcagaagaagaagaagaagaagagcaagaacaagaacaagatgAAGAACAAGAAGATACTAATGTTCATGCCGTAACAAAG AATAATTCTGCGCAAGACTTAGAAGAATCTGTGTTCGTGGAAAGGGTTGGGGAGGAGGGCCTAACTGTCCATTTCAAGTGTCCATGTGGCAAAGGCTATCAGATTCTTCTTTCTGGAAGGAACTGTTACTACAAGCTCATGTAG